From Alligator mississippiensis isolate rAllMis1 chromosome 9, rAllMis1, whole genome shotgun sequence, one genomic window encodes:
- the LARS1 gene encoding leucine--tRNA ligase, cytoplasmic, whose product MAERKGTAKVDFLKKIEKEIQCKWDDERVFEFNVSDLGSQRSKGKYFVSFPYPYMNGRLHLGHTFSLSKCEFAVGYQRLKGKNCLFPFGLHCTGMPIKACADKLKREMELYGCPPEFPDEEEEEEEASVKKEEEVVIKDKAKGKKSKAAAKTGSSKYQWGIMKSLGLSDEEVVHFSEAQHWLDYFPPLAIQDLKSMGLKVDWRRSFITTDINPYYDSFVRWQYLKLKERNKIKFGKRYTIYSPKDGQPCMDHDRQTGEGVGPQEYTLIKMKVLEPYPVKLSGLKGKNIFLVAATLRPETMFGQTNCWVRPDMKYIGFETVNGDIFICTQRAARNMSYQGFTKDNGVVPVVKELMGEEFLGAALSAPLTSYKVIYALPMLTIKEDKGTGVVTSVPSDAPDDIAALRDLKKKQALRGKYGIKDEMVLPFEPVPIIEIPGYGSLSAPLVCDELKIQSQNDREKLTEAKERVYLKGFYEGIMLVDGFKGRKVQDVKKVIQKMMVDNGEAMVYMEPEKQVISRSADECVVALCDQWYLDYGEVNWKKQASECLTNLETYCEETRRNFEATLAWLQEHACSRTYGLGSRLPWDEHWLIESLSDSTIYMAYYTVAHLLQGGDLRGQGESQLGIRPHQMSKEVWDYIFFSKAPFPKTDIPKEKLDKLKDEFEFWYPVDLRASGKDLVPNHLSYYLYNHVAMWPDERDKWPVAVRANGHLLLNSEKMSKSTGNFLTLNQAVDKFSADGMRLALADAGDTVEDANFVEAMADAGILRLYTWVEWVKEMLANKDSLRNGPANTFNDRVFASEMNAGILKTDQNYEKLMFKEALKTGFFEFQAAKDKYRELAIEGMHKDLVFQFIEVQTLLLAPICPHLCEHIWSLLGKPDSIMKASWPVAGPVDDILIRSSQYLMEAAHDLRLRLKNYMTPAKGKKGSKEAPQKPSHCTIYVAKNYPPWQHNTLSVLRKHYQVNGGQLPDNKVIAMELNTLPELKKYMKKVMPFVAMIKENLEKKGPQVLDLELEFDERAVLMENIVYLTNSLELDHIEVKFASEAEDKIKEDCCPGKPFSTFRMEPSVSVFLVNPQPSNGHFSTKIEVRQGDSRDAIIRRLMKMDRGIKDHSKVKLMRFDDPVLGPRRVPVLGKEDAEKTLILEQAVFNVDLAEKRIYITENGLTKDIGDTVVYLVH is encoded by the exons GAACGGAAAGGGACAGCAAAAGTAGACTTTCTGaagaaaattgaaaaagaaatccAGTGCAAGTGGGATGATGAACGAGTGTTTGAGTTCAATGTATCTGATTTGGGGAGCCAGAGAAG CAAAGGGAAGTACTTTGTCAGCTTTCCATACCCATATATGAATGGTCGCCTTCATCTAGGACACACGTTTTCCTTATCTAAATGTGAG TTTGCAGTTGGATATCAGAGACTAAAAGGAAAGAATTGCCTGTTCCCCTTTGGTTTGCATTGCACTGGCATGCCCATTAAG GCCTGTGCAGACAAGCTGAAAAGGGAAATGGAACTGTATGGCTGCCCTCCTGAGTTTCctgatgaagaggaggaagaggaagaagcttCTGTTAAGAAAGAGGAGGAAGTAGTCATTAAAGACAAGGCAAAAGGCAAAAAG AGTAaagctgcagccaagactggCTCTTCTAAATACCAGTGGGGAATTATGAAGTCTTTGGGTCTCTCTGATGAAGAAGTAGTGCATTTTTCTGAGGCTCAGCATTGGCTTGATTACTTCCCACCTCTTGCTATCCAGGACCTGAAGAGTATGGGGTTGAAG GTGGATTGGAGACGTTCTTTCATTACTACTGATATTAACCCTTATTATGACTCATTTGTACGATGGCAATATTTAAAGctgaaggaaagaaataaaatcaaGTTTGGGAAGCG ATACACAATTTATTCTCCAAAAGATGGACAGCCTTGCATGGATCATGACAGACAAACTGGGGAG GGTGTTGGACCTCAAGAATACACCCTAATAAAAATGAAAGTGCTAGAACCTTACCCTGTGAAGCTTAG TGgccttaaaggaaaaaatatcttcTTGGTGGCTGCAACTCTCAGACCAGAGACCATGTTTGGACAGACCAACTGTTGGGTTCGTCCAGATATGAAGTACATCGGCTTTGAGACTGTGAACGGGGATATTTTCATCTGCACCCAAAGAGCTGCGAGGAACATGTCTTACCAGGGCTTTACAAAAGATAATGGAGTGGTACCTGTTGTCAAGGAGCTCATGGGAGAG GAATTTCTTGGAGCTGCACTTTCTGCCCCTTTAACTTCCTACAAAGTTATCTATGCTCTTCCTATGCTCACCATTAAAGAAGATAAAG GTACTGGAGTGGTCACAAGTGTCCCCTCTGATGCTCCTGATGATATTGCAGCCTTGAGGGATTTGAAGAAAAAACAG gCCCTAAGGGGGAAGTATGGCATTAAAGATGAAATGGTTTTGCCATTTGAGCCG GTGCCTATCATCGAAATCCCAGGCTATGGCAGTCTTTCTGCTCCATTGGTCTGTGATGAACTGAAAATCCAGAGCCAGAATGACAGAGAGAAACTTACTGAGGCCAAGGAAAGAGTGTACCTGAAAGGATTTTATGAGGGA ATAATGTTGGTGGATGGGTTCAAGGGACGAAAAGTTCAAGATGTCAAGAAAGTTATTCAGAAGATGATGGTGGACAAT GGTGAAGCAATGGTTTATATGGAACCTGAGAAACAAGTTATATCTAGATCTGCAGATGAATGTGTGGTTGCTCTTTGTGACCAGTG GTATCTCGATTATGGTGAAGTAAACTGGAAGAAGCAGGCATCTGAGTGTTTGACAAATCTAGAGAC ATACTGTGAAGAAACAAGAAGGAATTTTGAAGCTACTTTGGCTTGGTTGCAGGAACATGCTTGCTCAAGGACATACGGCTTAG GTTCTCGTTTGCCTTGGGATGAGCACTGGCTCATAGAATCTCTCTCTGACTCTACTATCTACATGGCCTATTACACAGTAGCTCACCTGTTGCAAGGAGGGGACTTGCGTGGACAAGGAGAATCTCAGCTGGGCATCAG GCCTCATCAGATGTCCAAAGAAGTCTGGGATTACATCTTCTTCAGCAAAGCTCCATTTCCCAAGACAGACATTCCAAAGGAAAAGTTGGACAAGCTCAAGGATGAGTTTGAATTTTGGTACCCTGTGGATCTGCGAGCGTCTGGCAAGGATCTTGTTCCAAATCATCTGTCATACTACCTCTATAACCACGTAGCCATGTGGCCAGATGAAAG AGACAAGTGGCCTGTAGCTGTGAGAGCAAATGGACATCTCCTCCTGAATTCTGAGAAG ATGTCTAAATCTACAGGCAACTTCCTCACCCTGAATCAAGCTGTGGACAAGTTTTCTGCAGATG GCATGCGTCTGGCACTGGCTGATGCTGGAGACACTGTTGAAGATGCCAACTTTGTAGAAGCCATGGCAGATGCTGGTATTCTCCGTCTTTACACCTGGGTAGAATGGGTGAAGGAAATGCTGGCAAACAAGGACAGTTTAAGAAATGGACCTGCCAACACCTTCAATGACAGAGTCTTTGCCAG TGAAATGAATGCAGGCATACTGAAGACAGATCAAAATTATGAGAAATTGATGTTTAAGGAAGCTCTGAAAACTGGCTTCTTTGAATTCCAG GCAGCAAAAGATAAGTACCGGGAACTAGCAATAGAAGGAATGCATAAGGACTTGGTATTTCAGTTCATTGAAGTTCAGACACTGCTGTTGGCTCCCATTTGCCCCCACTTATGTGAGCACATCTGGTCACTGCTGGGAAAG CCTGACTCCATCATGAAAGCTTCATGGCCAGTAGCTGGTCCTGTGGATGATATCTTAATCCGCTCTTCCCAATACCTCATGGAAGCAGCTCACGATCTCCGTCTCCGTCTCAAGAACTACATGACACCAGCTAAAGGAAAG AAGGGTAGCAAGGAAGCACCCCAGAAACCTTCTCATTGCACCATCTATGTAGCAAAGAACTACCCACCCTGGCAACACAACACCTTGTCAGTCCTGCGCAAACACTACCAG GTCAATGGAGGACAGTTGCCAGATAACAAAGTAATTGCCATGGAGTTGAACACCTTGCCAGAGCTGAAGAAATATATGAAGAAGGTTATGCCTTTTGTTGCCATGATTAAG GAGAATCTGGAGAAGAAGGGGCCACAGGTCCTTGACCTGGAGCTGGAATTTGATGAACGGGCAGTGCTCATGGAGAATATTGTCTATTTGACAAATTCCCTAGAG CTGGATCACATTGAAGTGAAGTTTGCTTCTGAGGCAGAAGATAAAATAAAAGAAGATTGCTGTCCTGGAAAACCATTTTCCACATTCAGAATGGAA CCCAGTGTATCTGTATTTTTGGTGAACCCCCAGCCATCAAATGGCCACTTCTCTACAAAAATCGAGGTCAGGCAAGGAGATAGCAGAGATGCAATAATTAGGCGCTTAATGAAGATGGACAGAGGAATCAAAG ATCACTCCAAAGTGAAGCTCATGCGATTTGATGATCCTGTACTGGGCCCCCGTCGTGTTCCCGTCCTTGGAAAGGAAGATGCAGAGAAAACTCTGATTTTAGAGCAAGCTGTCTTCAATGTTGACCTGGCTGAGAAACGTATTTACATCACTGAGAACGGCCTGACAAAGGATATTGGTGACACAGTTGTCTATTTAGTACATTAA